The following proteins are co-located in the Actinomycetota bacterium genome:
- a CDS encoding aminomethyltransferase family protein has translation MSEQEPIKSAFHDVIASQGGSHVEDGGWLWAEGFGDVQKEYAAVRDDVAVWDVSPLNKWDFRGPDALRAAQYVFSNDAVGLASGQARYGAFLDDEGLMVDDGTVFNTGRDGHCWVMTNGKDHDEYFGAMLGRFDVETEWIAPKMPHLGVIGPRSRELVQKLSDADVSQLRYFRFITDPVEVAGVPVYLSRTGYGGELGYELFLTDPADATELWNAVVGAGATPFGAEAIEILRIEAGLIVTDYDYEAHQRTPFDFNLDRFVALDKDVEFAGKERLREIAANPPNRLVTLKVEGETLPEYGATVTKDGDEVGVLTSPTDSPRYGKIGIAIVRSGHAAPDVQLEVAAGEGTAPATVDVLPIYDTNKQRPRA, from the coding sequence ATGAGCGAACAGGAGCCGATCAAGAGCGCGTTCCACGACGTCATCGCTTCGCAGGGCGGAAGCCACGTGGAGGACGGCGGATGGTTGTGGGCGGAGGGGTTCGGCGACGTCCAGAAGGAGTACGCGGCCGTTCGTGACGACGTCGCCGTCTGGGACGTTTCGCCCCTGAACAAATGGGACTTCCGGGGACCCGACGCGCTGCGAGCGGCGCAGTACGTGTTCAGCAACGACGCCGTCGGCCTGGCCTCCGGGCAGGCGCGCTACGGGGCGTTCCTCGACGACGAAGGGCTGATGGTCGACGACGGGACGGTGTTCAACACGGGCCGCGACGGTCACTGCTGGGTCATGACGAACGGCAAGGACCACGACGAGTACTTCGGCGCGATGCTCGGCCGGTTCGACGTGGAGACCGAGTGGATCGCGCCGAAGATGCCGCATCTCGGCGTGATCGGGCCCCGTTCGCGCGAGCTCGTTCAGAAGCTCTCCGATGCCGACGTGTCGCAACTGCGCTACTTCCGGTTCATCACCGACCCGGTCGAGGTGGCCGGCGTGCCGGTGTACCTGTCCCGGACCGGATACGGGGGCGAGCTTGGCTACGAGCTGTTCCTCACCGATCCGGCCGACGCGACGGAGCTGTGGAACGCGGTGGTTGGGGCGGGCGCGACGCCGTTCGGAGCCGAGGCGATCGAGATCCTGCGTATCGAGGCCGGCTTGATCGTCACGGACTACGACTACGAAGCCCACCAGCGCACGCCGTTCGACTTCAACCTGGACCGGTTCGTCGCGCTCGACAAGGACGTCGAGTTCGCCGGCAAAGAGCGTCTGCGCGAGATCGCGGCGAACCCGCCGAACCGCTTGGTGACGCTGAAGGTCGAAGGGGAGACGTTGCCGGAATACGGAGCGACCGTTACCAAGGACGGCGACGAGGTCGGCGTCTTGACGAGTCCCACCGACAGCCCCCGCTACGGCAAGATCGGCATCGCCATCGTGCGGAGCGGTCACGCGGCGCCCGACGTGCAGCTGGAGGTGGCGGCGGGCGAGGGAACGGCCCCGGCGACCGTCGACGTCCTGCCGATCTACGACACGAACAAGCAGCGCCCGCGGGCGTAG
- a CDS encoding SRPBCC family protein has translation MSEQTEGQTVINASAEEIMDVLTDFEAYPEWAEVKSVRVLERGEGGLGTKVHFEVDVPVLGAASYTLAYRYAPADGGMSWLSTQAQGAVSQISGEYLLSQVDDRETKVIYRLSVDLGVLLPGFVRTQGERRVIENALDGLKGRVEGV, from the coding sequence ATGAGCGAGCAGACCGAGGGCCAGACCGTCATCAACGCATCGGCCGAGGAGATCATGGACGTGCTGACGGACTTCGAGGCGTATCCGGAGTGGGCCGAGGTGAAGTCCGTTCGCGTCCTCGAGCGGGGCGAAGGAGGACTCGGCACGAAGGTGCACTTCGAGGTCGACGTACCGGTCCTCGGCGCCGCGAGCTACACGCTCGCGTACCGCTACGCACCCGCCGACGGCGGCATGTCGTGGCTCTCGACGCAAGCGCAGGGCGCCGTCTCACAGATCTCCGGTGAGTACCTGTTGTCCCAGGTCGACGACCGCGAGACCAAGGTGATCTACCGCTTGTCGGTCGATCTGGGCGTGCTGCTGCCCGGGTTCGTCAGGACCCAAGGCGAGCGCCGCGTCATCGAGAACGCGCTCGACGGACTGAAGGGCCGCGTCGAGGGCGTCTGA
- a CDS encoding glycosyltransferase family 4 protein gives MQIPRTLVVTNDYPPRIGGIQRSLEALVGRLPADRVAVLCPAWDGADAFDATAPYRVFRQPDRFLWPTPGVARQVRAAIEQFGAEVVLFGSTYPLALLGPGLAKRGTPYVTGAHGFEYWLSIAPGAHGLMRRATSRAARMVVMSSAFIARVVRTAVPERVPVSVMYPGADIETFHPDVAFEGIRDAHALGDRRLVVSVSRLVRRKGQDVLIRAMPAIRERVPDAALLIVGGGPYRERLEELAMQAPAGSVVFAGEVSEADLPRYYRVGHVFAMPCRNRAGGLEVEGLGLVFLEAAACARPVVVGDSGGARETLIDGVTGVLVEGSDVSAVADAIAGLLEEPSRADAMGAAGRTLVERRFTWERAAEQLAGWLREAADSRPQASPR, from the coding sequence GTGCAGATCCCGCGGACGCTCGTCGTGACCAACGACTATCCGCCGCGGATCGGCGGCATCCAGCGGTCGCTCGAGGCGCTCGTGGGACGGCTCCCCGCGGACCGCGTCGCGGTGCTGTGCCCCGCCTGGGACGGCGCGGACGCCTTCGACGCCACCGCGCCGTATCGCGTGTTCCGACAGCCCGATCGCTTCTTGTGGCCAACGCCCGGCGTCGCACGCCAGGTCCGAGCGGCGATCGAACAGTTCGGTGCGGAGGTCGTGTTGTTCGGATCGACGTACCCGCTCGCGTTGCTCGGACCGGGGCTGGCAAAGCGCGGAACTCCGTACGTCACCGGAGCCCACGGGTTCGAGTACTGGCTGTCGATCGCGCCCGGGGCACACGGCCTCATGCGTCGCGCGACCTCGCGTGCCGCGCGCATGGTCGTGATGTCGAGTGCGTTCATCGCGCGGGTCGTCCGCACGGCCGTCCCCGAGCGCGTCCCGGTGTCGGTGATGTACCCGGGCGCCGACATCGAGACGTTCCATCCCGACGTGGCGTTCGAGGGGATCCGCGACGCTCACGCTCTGGGGGACCGGAGACTCGTCGTCTCCGTGAGCCGTCTCGTTCGTCGTAAGGGTCAGGACGTGCTCATCCGGGCGATGCCGGCGATCCGCGAGCGCGTTCCGGACGCGGCGCTCCTGATCGTCGGCGGCGGGCCGTACCGAGAGCGGCTCGAGGAGCTGGCGATGCAGGCGCCCGCCGGCTCGGTCGTCTTCGCCGGTGAGGTCTCCGAGGCAGATCTGCCCCGCTACTACCGGGTAGGTCACGTCTTCGCCATGCCGTGCCGGAACCGAGCCGGAGGCCTGGAGGTCGAGGGTCTCGGTCTCGTCTTCTTGGAGGCTGCCGCGTGCGCTCGACCTGTTGTGGTGGGCGATTCGGGCGGCGCGCGGGAGACGCTGATCGACGGGGTCACCGGAGTGCTCGTCGAGGGAAGCGATGTGTCCGCGGTCGCGGACGCGATCGCCGGTCTGCTCGAGGAACCGTCGCGCGCCGATGCGATGGGGGCGGCCGGCAGGACCCTCGTCGAGCGCCGCTTCACGTGGGAGCGCGCTGCCGAGCAGCTCGCCGGGTGGCTCCGCGAGGCCGCAGATTCCAGGCCTCAAGCTTCGCCTCGGTAG
- a CDS encoding TRC40/GET3/ArsA family transport-energizing ATPase has translation MRVLLFTGKGGVGKTTVAAATAVRAAASGNRTLVMSTDPAHSLADSFDTQIGEHATPVTDNLWAEQIDAQGRLETNWREIQDYFVQLMNWAGVDTIQAEELSVIPGLDEIFSLIDVKTHVEEGKYDLLVVDCAPTAETLRLLSLPEIMNWYIERIFPVQRRLVRGVRPIVTRMTSLPIAGDRFFAAVERLHHNLDAVHRILTDEKSSTVRLVVNPEKMVIAEARRTYTYLGLFGYRVDAVVVNRIIPEGVTDPYFGKWKDIQAEHLETVKESFEPVPILTAKLFDREMVGVPLLEDMGHEVYGARRVVDVLFQDHPIRVRRRGRGYVLVMRLPFVSREDMDIHRRGDELYVRVGTYKRNLALPQTLQRLEVRGANFVGDQLEIAFAPTDTATHSAGGEASGTQRT, from the coding sequence ATGCGCGTACTGCTCTTCACCGGCAAGGGCGGTGTGGGAAAGACGACCGTCGCCGCCGCAACCGCCGTTCGGGCCGCGGCGTCCGGTAACAGAACGCTGGTGATGAGCACCGACCCCGCGCACTCACTCGCGGACTCGTTCGACACCCAGATCGGCGAGCACGCGACCCCGGTCACGGACAACCTGTGGGCCGAGCAGATCGACGCGCAAGGCCGGCTCGAGACCAACTGGCGCGAGATCCAGGACTACTTCGTACAGCTCATGAACTGGGCCGGCGTCGACACGATCCAGGCAGAGGAGCTCTCGGTGATCCCGGGCCTCGACGAGATCTTCAGCCTGATCGACGTGAAGACGCACGTCGAGGAGGGCAAGTACGACCTACTCGTGGTGGATTGCGCACCGACCGCTGAGACGCTGCGACTCCTGTCGCTGCCGGAGATCATGAACTGGTACATCGAGCGCATCTTCCCCGTGCAGCGCCGGCTCGTCCGCGGGGTCCGGCCGATCGTGACGAGGATGACGTCGCTGCCGATCGCCGGCGATCGGTTCTTCGCCGCGGTCGAGCGATTGCACCACAACCTCGACGCGGTGCACCGGATCCTGACGGACGAGAAGTCTTCGACCGTTCGGCTCGTCGTCAACCCGGAGAAGATGGTCATCGCGGAGGCGCGCCGCACGTACACGTACCTCGGGTTGTTCGGGTACCGCGTGGACGCCGTGGTCGTGAATCGGATCATCCCCGAGGGCGTCACCGACCCCTACTTCGGCAAGTGGAAGGACATTCAGGCCGAGCACCTGGAGACGGTGAAGGAGTCGTTCGAGCCGGTTCCGATCCTCACCGCCAAGCTGTTCGACCGCGAGATGGTTGGCGTCCCTCTGCTCGAGGACATGGGGCACGAGGTGTACGGGGCCCGCCGAGTCGTTGACGTGCTGTTCCAGGACCACCCGATCCGCGTGCGGCGGCGCGGACGAGGGTACGTCCTGGTGATGCGCCTGCCGTTCGTCTCGCGTGAGGACATGGACATCCATCGACGAGGCGATGAGCTCTACGTTCGCGTCGGCACGTACAAGCGGAACCTCGCGCTCCCCCAGACGCTGCAGCGGCTCGAGGTGCGCGGCGCGAACTTCGTCGGCGACCAACTCGAGATCGCCTTCGCTCCGACGGACACCGCCACGCATTCGGCGGGCGGGGAGGCATCAGGAACGCAGAGGACATGA
- a CDS encoding 5-formyltetrahydrofolate cyclo-ligase yields MSERLPDALAERKRDIRRSVLHERDALLEEDRRARSVAITERLMALPELRYTRTVMAFWSFGSEVDTSGLIEALHAAGKRVVLPRVDGREVAAVVYVPGDPTAAASFGAMEPTSAEIVRSTEIDVVIAPGVAFDRNGGRVGYGGGFYDRFLRTVRADTPVIGLAFAVQLVDEVPRGEHDRPVDVVVTEMGLIRRGA; encoded by the coding sequence GTGAGCGAACGCCTTCCGGACGCCCTTGCCGAGCGCAAACGCGACATCCGTCGATCAGTACTGCACGAACGAGACGCGCTCCTCGAGGAAGATCGTCGCGCGAGGAGCGTGGCGATCACCGAGCGCCTGATGGCCCTTCCCGAGCTCCGATACACAAGAACGGTAATGGCGTTCTGGTCGTTCGGCTCAGAGGTCGATACCTCCGGGCTGATCGAGGCGCTGCACGCTGCGGGAAAACGCGTCGTGCTTCCGCGCGTCGATGGCCGAGAGGTCGCGGCGGTCGTCTACGTGCCGGGTGATCCCACGGCCGCAGCGTCGTTCGGCGCCATGGAACCGACCAGCGCGGAGATCGTCCGATCAACCGAGATCGACGTCGTCATCGCGCCGGGCGTCGCGTTCGACCGAAACGGCGGGCGCGTCGGCTACGGGGGAGGTTTCTACGACCGGTTCCTGCGAACCGTCCGCGCCGATACCCCCGTGATCGGGCTGGCCTTCGCGGTGCAGCTGGTCGACGAGGTTCCCAGGGGCGAGCACGACCGACCGGTGGATGTGGTGGTCACCGAGATGGGGCTGATCCGCCGCGGCGCGTGA
- the fdhD gene encoding formate dehydrogenase accessory sulfurtransferase FdhD, which produces MAEAVPLRRNVTRVRATAVNAGVAAERPDVLAAEEPMEIRVEGAGQPAVSVAVTMRTPGGDFELAAGFLFTEGLIDRADDVRRVSYCEDLEPDEQHYNVVTVELARPFDADLLRRNFYASSSCGICGKATLDDVEVHCAPIAPGPEVAGAVISGLPGALRRAQRVFEQTGGLHAAGLFTADGEPRSLREDVGRHNAVDKIIGERLLAGALPLSDCVLQVSGRIGFEIVQKAGRAGIPVISAVGAPSSLAVDAGERLGMTLVGFVRDDRFNVYTHPERIRV; this is translated from the coding sequence ATGGCCGAGGCCGTACCCCTTCGCAGGAACGTCACACGCGTCCGCGCAACCGCGGTGAACGCCGGTGTCGCCGCCGAACGCCCGGACGTCCTCGCGGCCGAAGAGCCGATGGAGATCCGCGTCGAAGGCGCGGGCCAGCCCGCCGTGTCCGTCGCCGTGACGATGCGGACGCCGGGGGGCGATTTCGAGCTGGCCGCTGGGTTCCTCTTCACTGAAGGACTGATTGATCGAGCGGACGACGTTCGGCGCGTTTCGTACTGCGAAGACCTCGAGCCGGACGAACAGCACTACAACGTGGTCACCGTCGAGCTGGCACGGCCGTTCGACGCGGACCTGCTTCGTCGCAACTTCTACGCCAGCTCGTCGTGCGGCATCTGTGGGAAGGCGACGCTCGACGACGTCGAGGTGCACTGCGCGCCGATCGCCCCGGGTCCGGAGGTCGCCGGCGCCGTCATCTCGGGATTGCCCGGTGCGCTTCGACGCGCGCAACGCGTGTTCGAACAGACCGGGGGCCTCCACGCGGCCGGCCTGTTCACCGCGGACGGCGAGCCGCGCTCCCTCCGCGAGGACGTCGGCCGACACAACGCGGTGGACAAGATCATCGGCGAGCGGCTGCTCGCTGGTGCCCTGCCGCTCTCCGATTGCGTGCTTCAGGTGTCGGGTCGCATCGGGTTCGAGATCGTCCAAAAGGCGGGTCGCGCCGGCATCCCGGTGATCAGCGCTGTCGGAGCGCCCTCGTCGCTCGCCGTCGATGCGGGCGAACGGCTCGGCATGACGCTCGTTGGGTTCGTGCGCGACGACCGGTTCAACGTGTACACGCATCCCGAGCGGATCCGCGTCTGA
- a CDS encoding host attachment protein, giving the protein MTALDRGLLRKLAEWDASLPVTTVYVTVDGRRYPRKADYELRLDDLLRNARGQARALDRDAIRSVDRDVAAMSEFVRDEFDRGDTKGLAMFSSNGAGLWEVVRVSRPVRDRAIVAPEADLVPLESLVETYRPTGVALVDFEKARLFLVDMGRIDEVSDLWDDVPGRHDQGGWAQMRMQRHVDDHRTRHIKHVADALFKLWRRTRFEQLALAGPPEPQHELETSLHDYLRRRVRATFTLAMTASRGDVLDRILQLEEDVERERERNAVERLSRAAATDRGVIGLEDTLRAVSEARVDELVVPFDLSTPGAACGACGRLTTRVGRCPTCGGTMQRVPDVVESAVAAAFRTGARVEVVLDQGLHELEGIGALLRF; this is encoded by the coding sequence ATGACCGCGCTCGACCGCGGACTTCTCCGGAAGCTCGCGGAGTGGGACGCCTCCCTCCCCGTCACGACGGTGTACGTCACGGTCGACGGGCGCAGGTACCCCCGAAAGGCCGACTACGAGCTGCGGCTCGACGACCTTCTCCGCAACGCCCGTGGCCAGGCGAGGGCTCTCGACCGCGACGCGATCCGCTCGGTCGATCGCGACGTCGCAGCGATGTCGGAGTTCGTGCGAGACGAGTTCGATCGCGGCGACACGAAGGGGCTGGCCATGTTCTCGTCGAACGGCGCGGGGCTGTGGGAGGTGGTGCGTGTCTCGAGGCCCGTCCGCGATCGCGCAATCGTCGCGCCGGAGGCCGATCTCGTGCCGCTCGAGTCGCTCGTCGAGACGTACAGGCCGACGGGTGTGGCGCTCGTCGACTTCGAGAAGGCACGGCTGTTCCTGGTCGATATGGGGCGGATCGATGAGGTCAGCGACCTGTGGGACGACGTGCCCGGCCGCCACGACCAGGGCGGATGGGCGCAGATGCGGATGCAGCGACACGTGGACGACCACCGGACTCGGCACATCAAGCACGTCGCCGACGCGCTGTTCAAGCTGTGGCGACGAACCAGGTTCGAACAGCTTGCGCTGGCCGGTCCGCCCGAGCCGCAGCACGAGCTCGAGACGTCCTTGCACGATTACCTGCGACGGAGGGTCCGAGCGACATTCACGTTGGCGATGACCGCCTCGCGCGGCGATGTTCTCGACCGGATCCTCCAGCTCGAGGAGGACGTGGAGCGCGAGCGCGAACGGAACGCGGTCGAGCGCCTCTCGCGAGCCGCCGCGACCGACCGAGGTGTGATCGGCCTGGAGGACACGCTTCGAGCGGTCTCGGAAGCGCGGGTCGACGAGCTCGTCGTGCCGTTCGATCTGTCGACGCCGGGAGCTGCGTGCGGTGCGTGCGGGCGACTCACGACGCGTGTGGGCCGGTGCCCGACCTGCGGCGGGACCATGCAGCGCGTGCCCGACGTCGTGGAATCGGCCGTGGCGGCCGCGTTCCGCACGGGGGCGAGGGTCGAGGTTGTGCTCGACCAGGGCCTGCATGAGCTCGAGGGGATCGGCGCCCTGTTGCGTTTCTAA
- a CDS encoding ROK family glucokinase: protein MGEGEAIGLDVGGTKINAFRVARDGEILDRRKAATRADDEEATMAQMIELARHMLTDDVLAIGIGAAGMVDAADGSLRFAPNLAWRELPIASRMRDAIGLPCQVDNDASMAAYGEYRFGAGRGYRHMLLVAVGTGIGGGIVSDGRLFRGAYGFAAEIGHIIVEPGGPKCGCGNLGCWEQVAGGRAIGRLGRERARAHPDSLLARLASGDPESVTGHLVTEAAKQGDDVAIGVLAEAGRRLGEGIAGLVNIIDPQIVVVGGGAVVAGDLLLEPARAAFVDAVEGEEHRPRVPIVAARLGNDAGAVGAATLALEELGRMRA from the coding sequence GTGGGCGAGGGCGAAGCGATCGGCCTCGACGTCGGGGGAACCAAAATCAACGCGTTCAGAGTTGCGCGCGACGGCGAGATCCTCGATCGGAGGAAGGCCGCGACTCGCGCCGACGACGAAGAAGCGACGATGGCGCAGATGATCGAGCTCGCCCGCCACATGCTCACCGACGACGTGCTCGCGATCGGGATCGGGGCGGCCGGGATGGTCGACGCCGCAGACGGCAGCTTGCGATTCGCGCCCAACCTCGCGTGGCGGGAACTGCCGATCGCGTCACGCATGCGCGACGCGATCGGCCTCCCGTGTCAGGTCGACAACGACGCAAGCATGGCCGCCTACGGCGAGTACCGCTTCGGAGCCGGTCGCGGCTATCGCCACATGCTTCTCGTCGCCGTCGGAACGGGGATCGGGGGTGGCATCGTCTCGGACGGACGGCTGTTCCGGGGCGCGTACGGCTTCGCCGCCGAGATCGGTCACATCATCGTCGAGCCGGGCGGACCGAAGTGCGGTTGCGGCAACCTCGGCTGCTGGGAGCAGGTCGCCGGCGGCAGAGCGATCGGGCGCCTCGGTCGTGAACGGGCGCGCGCGCACCCCGACTCCCTACTCGCCCGGCTGGCAAGCGGCGATCCGGAGAGCGTGACGGGTCACCTGGTGACCGAGGCGGCGAAGCAAGGTGACGACGTCGCGATCGGCGTCCTGGCGGAGGCGGGGCGGCGACTGGGCGAGGGGATCGCGGGGCTCGTGAACATCATCGACCCGCAGATCGTCGTCGTGGGGGGCGGGGCCGTGGTCGCCGGTGATCTGCTGCTCGAGCCCGCGAGGGCGGCGTTCGTCGACGCGGTGGAGGGCGAGGAGCATCGTCCCCGCGTCCCGATCGTCGCCGCCCGGCTCGGCAACGACGCCGGAGCGGTCGGCGCGGCGACCCTCGCGCTGGAAGAGCTCGGGCGCATGCGGGCGTGA
- a CDS encoding formate--tetrahydrofolate ligase, translating into MKSALQIAQEATLRPIADVAADAGIMQDEVEPFGRYRAKLSLDILERLADRPDGKLIITTAITPTKAGEGKTTTSISLTQGLGRRGHNVMLCLREPSMGPVFGIKGGGTGGGYALIVPMEDVNLHFNGDFHAVTAAHNLLAAALDASIYHGNPLGIDPATITWPRTLDVNDRELRYSVIGLGGKAHGVPRESQFVITAASEVMAVLALADGLTDLRERLGRIAVAETGEGQPVTAEDLRVAGAMAVIMKDAVKPNLVQTLEGQPTLVHAGPFGNVAHANNSIIEDRIALKLADYVVTEAGFASDLGFQKFCDIVCRLGGFTPSAGVLVTTVRATKSHGGVAFDELAKPDLPAVERGIANTAAHIAIVGEYGLPCVVSINRFPTDDESELQLLEKLARDSGAESVVVNEGFSRGGEGAVELADAVVDACERSNRFSQLTPAATPIREQIEAIALRLYGADGVDYLPQAERDIARITSMGMGDAPVCMAKTHLSLSHDPTLLNRPTGYRLPIRGVVPSAGAGFVVVLCGDMQRMPGLGRTPAFMGIDLDENGRTVGLF; encoded by the coding sequence ATGAAGAGCGCCCTGCAGATCGCCCAGGAAGCGACGCTTCGCCCGATCGCCGACGTCGCGGCGGACGCCGGCATCATGCAGGACGAGGTCGAACCGTTCGGCCGGTACCGCGCGAAGCTCTCACTCGACATCCTCGAGCGATTGGCCGACCGTCCCGACGGCAAGCTGATCATCACCACAGCGATCACGCCGACGAAGGCCGGCGAGGGCAAGACCACGACGTCGATCTCGCTGACGCAAGGACTCGGTCGGCGAGGGCACAACGTCATGTTGTGCCTGCGAGAGCCGTCGATGGGCCCCGTGTTCGGGATCAAGGGCGGCGGGACAGGCGGCGGCTACGCGCTGATCGTCCCCATGGAGGACGTGAACCTCCACTTCAACGGCGACTTCCACGCAGTGACGGCAGCTCACAACCTGCTCGCCGCAGCGCTCGACGCGTCGATCTACCACGGCAACCCGCTCGGTATCGATCCGGCGACGATCACGTGGCCCCGCACGCTCGACGTGAACGACCGCGAGCTCCGTTACTCGGTGATCGGACTCGGCGGCAAGGCACATGGCGTCCCACGCGAGAGCCAGTTCGTCATCACCGCCGCGTCGGAGGTCATGGCCGTGCTCGCGCTCGCAGATGGGTTGACGGACCTCCGCGAGCGACTCGGACGCATCGCCGTGGCCGAGACGGGTGAGGGCCAACCAGTGACGGCGGAAGACCTTCGTGTCGCCGGCGCGATGGCCGTGATCATGAAGGATGCGGTCAAGCCGAACCTGGTGCAGACCCTCGAGGGACAACCGACACTCGTCCACGCGGGTCCGTTCGGCAATGTCGCGCACGCCAACAACTCGATCATCGAGGATCGCATCGCGCTGAAGCTCGCGGACTACGTGGTCACCGAGGCGGGCTTCGCGTCGGACCTGGGGTTCCAGAAGTTCTGCGACATCGTGTGCCGCCTCGGTGGGTTCACGCCGAGCGCCGGGGTGCTCGTCACGACGGTTCGAGCGACCAAGTCACACGGCGGCGTCGCGTTCGACGAGCTGGCGAAACCCGACCTCCCCGCGGTCGAACGCGGGATCGCCAACACGGCTGCCCACATCGCGATCGTCGGCGAGTACGGGCTCCCGTGCGTCGTCTCGATCAACCGGTTCCCGACCGACGACGAGTCGGAGCTCCAGCTGCTCGAGAAGCTCGCGCGGGACTCGGGTGCCGAGAGCGTCGTAGTCAACGAGGGCTTCTCGCGCGGCGGTGAGGGCGCGGTGGAGCTCGCGGACGCCGTCGTCGACGCGTGCGAACGGTCCAATCGCTTCTCTCAGCTCACGCCGGCAGCGACGCCGATCCGCGAGCAGATCGAGGCGATCGCGTTGCGTCTGTACGGCGCGGACGGCGTCGATTACCTGCCGCAGGCTGAACGCGACATCGCCCGCATCACGTCGATGGGCATGGGCGATGCGCCCGTCTGCATGGCCAAGACCCACCTGTCCCTCTCCCACGACCCGACTCTGCTCAACCGGCCGACGGGGTACCGGTTGCCGATCCGCGGTGTCGTCCCGAGCGCCGGCGCCGGGTTCGTGGTGGTCTTGTGCGGGGACATGCAGCGGATGCCCGGGCTGGGCAGAACGCCGGCGTTCATGGGCATCGACCTCGACGAGAACGGCCGGACGGTGGGGCTTTTCTAG
- a CDS encoding LLM class flavin-dependent oxidoreductase has translation MSRLRIGLVLPLTSSDPERVPTFARRAEDLGFDGLFAFDHLFPPGAPSDRPSAEAYASLAAVASITRVVSIGTLVTRASLRPAGLLAKQAVTLDDVADGRFVLGIGTGDSLSKAEHDAFGLPYLEPNVRRRHLVETVRAIRALFRGEAWEGGELVPAIRGPLLPGPRRGGGPPMWIGGRSPSAVRLAAAEADGWNGWNLDVETFADRASLLRNEPHDQGVEATWAGAVVVGRSREEADDLEAKRRARGIMDDAFVGNDLAATEWLERLASSGATWAILLVAGGRERVELVAERVLPRVATLG, from the coding sequence GTGAGCCGGCTGCGGATCGGGCTCGTCCTCCCACTGACGTCGTCGGACCCGGAACGGGTGCCCACGTTCGCCCGACGCGCCGAGGACCTCGGGTTCGACGGGCTGTTCGCCTTCGACCACCTGTTTCCACCCGGCGCGCCGTCCGACCGGCCATCCGCTGAGGCATACGCGTCGCTCGCCGCGGTCGCGTCTATCACTCGGGTCGTCTCGATCGGCACGCTCGTCACGCGAGCGTCGCTCCGTCCGGCTGGTCTCCTCGCGAAGCAGGCCGTCACGCTCGACGACGTCGCGGACGGACGGTTCGTTCTGGGGATCGGGACGGGCGACTCGCTCAGCAAGGCGGAGCACGACGCGTTCGGTCTGCCGTACCTCGAGCCGAACGTGCGACGCCGGCACTTGGTGGAAACGGTGCGCGCGATCCGTGCGCTGTTCCGCGGCGAGGCGTGGGAAGGCGGTGAGCTCGTCCCGGCGATTCGCGGCCCGCTGCTGCCGGGACCGCGCCGAGGCGGCGGGCCGCCGATGTGGATCGGTGGAAGGTCACCGTCGGCCGTGCGGCTCGCGGCGGCCGAGGCCGACGGCTGGAACGGATGGAACCTGGACGTCGAGACGTTCGCCGACCGCGCTTCGCTGTTACGGAACGAACCGCACGACCAAGGCGTCGAGGCGACGTGGGCCGGCGCCGTCGTCGTGGGACGAAGCAGGGAGGAGGCGGATGACCTCGAAGCAAAGCGCCGCGCGAGGGGGATCATGGACGACGCGTTTGTCGGCAACGACCTCGCCGCGACGGAATGGCTCGAACGGCTCGCGAGCTCCGGGGCGACGTGGGCGATCCTGCTCGTCGCCGGCGGACGCGAGCGCGTCGAGCTCGTTGCCGAACGAGTGCTCCCGAGGGTCGCGACGCTCGGGTGA